Below is a window of Culturomica massiliensis DNA.
TATCGATGCAATCCGGGAGGGTATCAAATTGATTTATGCCGGTTTTAAGGACTTTTTGGGCCGGAATGGTGTGAAAGAAATCGACTGCCAAAATAACGTATTCAATACGGACGAACATGAGGCCGTGACCAAGATCCCTGCACCGACACCGGATTTGAAAGGAAAAGTTGTCGATTGCATTCAGAAAGGATATAAATTGAATGATAAAGTAATGCGATTTGCCAAAGTGGTGGTTGGCGAATAACGGAATTGAATTTTTTAATTTACGTTTATAGCTTCTGCTATAGACGTAAACTTTAATATAATCTAAAAGATGGCTGAAAAAAGAGATTACTACGAAGTGTTGGGTGTATCGAGAAGTGCAAGCGCTACTGAGATTAAAAAAGCATATCGGAAACTGGCATTACAATATCATCCTGATAAGAATCCCGGGGATAAGGAAGCGGAAGAAAAATTTAAAGAAGCAGCAGAGGCTTATGATGTATTGAGTAATGACGATAAACGCAGGAGATACGACCAGTATGGTCATGCCGGAGTTGGCGGTGGAGCTGGTGGCTTTGGCGGAGGAATGAGCATGGAGGACATATTCTCTCATTTCGGTGATATCTTCGGAAATTTTGGCGGCTTTGGCGGTTTCAGTGGCTTTGGCGGTGGCGGAGGACGTGCTCGTCGGGTGAACCGGGGGTCTAACTTGCGTGTAAAAGTCAAATTGACGCTGGAAGAGATTGCTACCGGGGTAGAAAAGAAAATCAAAGTGAAGAAATATGTCGCTTGTTCACATTGCCACGGTAGCGGCGCAAAAGACGGTACCTCCTATACGACTTGTTCGACTTGTAACGGTAGCGGGCAGGTGACCCGGGTGCAGAATACGATTCTGGGACAGATGCAGACAACATCGACTTGTCCGGCTTGTGAAGGAGAAGGTAAGATTATCAAAGAGAAATGTTCTCATTGTAACGGAGAAGGAGTGCAGTTGTCTGAAGAGGTGATTCAATTGAATATTCCTGCCGGCGTTGCAGAAGGGATGCAGTTGTCTTTGAGTGGTCAGGGAAATGCCGCCCGCCGGGGAGGAATCAATGGAGATCTGATTGTCCTGATTGAAGAGCAGGAGCATCTGCAGTTGGTTAGGGATGGCAATGACCTTTTGTATAATGTTTTTGTGAGCTTTCCAGAGGCTGTCCTTGGTGATTCTGCAGAAATACCGACCCTTGAAGGTAAAGTAAAAGTGAAGGTCGAGCCGGGAACACAACCCGGGAAAATTCTTCGTTTGAGAGGAAAGGGATTACCGGATGTAAACGGATACGGAAAAGGAGATTTGTTGGTAAAAGTGAATGTGTGGATTCCTAAAACGCTTTCGAAAGAAGATAAGAAAATCGTGGAAAAATTGAAAGATTATGAGGTTTTTAGGCCCGGTAAAACGGATAACAAAACCGGATTTTTCAAGAAAGTGAAGGATTTTTTTGAATAGAAAACGTTCGTAAGGCCAAAATGAAAGGTAGAGAATAAATTTTCTTAAAATAAATATAAAGTGGTTACCCTTACCCAATTGGAATATGTCGTTGCCGTCGATGATTATCGCCATTTCGCAACAGCTGCAGAAAAGTGTTTTGTGACACAGCCTACTTTGAGTATGCAGATTAAAAAAATGGAAGATGATCTGGGTGTGATATTATTCGATAGATCCCGCCAGCCGGTTGTGCCCACGGATATAGGTTCGCGTTTGATCGCTCAGGCCCGTGTCGTATTGGCTGCTGCCGGTCGTCTGTCCGAAATTATAGCGGAGGATAAAGCAGAAGTTGCAGGTTCGCTGAAAATCGGAATCATACCGACCTTGGCGCCTTACCTGCTTCCGTTGTTTATCGGAGACTATATCCGGAAATATCCTGCGGTTCGGATTGAAGTGGAAGAAATGGTTTCGGAAGATATCATCCGTAGCCTGAAGCAAGATACGATAGATGTCGGACTTTTTGTCACACCTTACCACGATGAAAAAATTGTCGAGCGGCCTGTTTTTTATGAGGAGATGCTCGTATATGCCAGTCCGGGGCACTCTTTATTGAAAAAAAATAAGGTGAACGTCAGAGATATCGCAACACCGGATATATGGATGCTGGGGGATGGACATTGCTTCCGGGACCAGGTTGTCAATTTGTGTGAGATGAAAAATTTTCAACACCGTAACCTGCCTTTTGATTTCGAAAGTAATTCCTTGGAAACCTTGATGAAAATTGTAGACAAGGAGGGTGGTTTTACACTTATACCTGAATTGGCTTTGCAATATATGAGTGAAGAACATCGGCAACAAATAAGGAGATTTGAGGAAAATGTTCCGTTACGGGAAGTCAGTGTCATTTACTCCCGTTATTATATCAAACATAAACTTATTGATTTGTTGAGTGAAGAAATCTGTTCTGTCATACCTCCTCAAATGCTGAATAAAGAGAGAGGACGTATCGTAGAATGGAAAAATCATTGATTGTCATTTATAATATTTTTGTCTTATAAAGTCCGGGAGATAACTCCCGGCTTAATTGTTTAAATTATGGGAAATAAAATTAATGACCCGATAGCCAGATTAATGGGTTTGAGATATAAGTCTCATCCGTGGCATGGTTTGGAGGTAGGAGAGGATGCTCCGGAAGTATTGACAGCTTTTATTGAGATGGTGCCGACGGATACCGTGAAGTATGAATTGGATAAGGTAAGCGGATATATAAAAATCGATCGTCCGCAAAAATATTCGAATGTTGTGCCGGCTTTATACGGTTTTATTCCGCAAAGTTATTGCGGGGATTTAGTGGCAGAATACTGTATGCAACAAACGAACCGTACCGAGATTATCGGAGACAGCGATCCGTTGGATATTTGTGTCTTGACTGAAAGAACGATCGCTCATGGCGATATTATCGCCCGGGTAAGACCTATCGGAGGTTTCCGTATGCTTGACGGTAATGAGGCAGACGACAAAATTATTGCGGTATTGAGGCACGATGCTACGTATCACGGTTACAACGATATCAGCGAATTACCCCACGTTGTGGTTGACCGTTTGAAACATTACTTCCTTACTTATAAGGATATGCCGGGTGAAGACGGACAGAAAAAAGTTGAGATCGTAGGGGTATACGGAAAAGAAGAAGCCCATGAAGTCATTCGCCGTAGTTTGGAAGATTACAAAAACCATTTTGAAGGGTTGGAAGATATCTTAAGTCGGGTATGATATCCGGCTTCCCCAAGCTTCGCGGTCAAGACACCGGTATTGGATGGCTTCTGCAATGTGATGGGGGGTAATTTGTCCCGTACCGGCCAGATCGGCAATGGTGCGGGACAATTTAATAATCCGGTCATAAGCTCTTGCCGATAATCCGAATTTTTGCATTGCTATTTTTAAAAGTGAAATACATTGCGTATCTAAAGGACAGAATTTTCTCAATAAGGCAGAGTTCATCTGTGCATTGCTATGAATACCCGGGTAGGGACTGAAGCGTTCGTTTTGAATATTACGTGCCCGGATAACACGCTCCCGGATGTCTTTTGTCGGTTCGCCTTGCTGTGTGCCTGTGATCTTTTCCAGTTCGACAGGAATGACCTCAATGTGTATGTCGATACGGTCGAGTAAAGGCC
It encodes the following:
- the dnaJ gene encoding molecular chaperone DnaJ produces the protein MAEKRDYYEVLGVSRSASATEIKKAYRKLALQYHPDKNPGDKEAEEKFKEAAEAYDVLSNDDKRRRYDQYGHAGVGGGAGGFGGGMSMEDIFSHFGDIFGNFGGFGGFSGFGGGGGRARRVNRGSNLRVKVKLTLEEIATGVEKKIKVKKYVACSHCHGSGAKDGTSYTTCSTCNGSGQVTRVQNTILGQMQTTSTCPACEGEGKIIKEKCSHCNGEGVQLSEEVIQLNIPAGVAEGMQLSLSGQGNAARRGGINGDLIVLIEEQEHLQLVRDGNDLLYNVFVSFPEAVLGDSAEIPTLEGKVKVKVEPGTQPGKILRLRGKGLPDVNGYGKGDLLVKVNVWIPKTLSKEDKKIVEKLKDYEVFRPGKTDNKTGFFKKVKDFFE
- a CDS encoding hydrogen peroxide-inducible genes activator → MVTLTQLEYVVAVDDYRHFATAAEKCFVTQPTLSMQIKKMEDDLGVILFDRSRQPVVPTDIGSRLIAQARVVLAAAGRLSEIIAEDKAEVAGSLKIGIIPTLAPYLLPLFIGDYIRKYPAVRIEVEEMVSEDIIRSLKQDTIDVGLFVTPYHDEKIVERPVFYEEMLVYASPGHSLLKKNKVNVRDIATPDIWMLGDGHCFRDQVVNLCEMKNFQHRNLPFDFESNSLETLMKIVDKEGGFTLIPELALQYMSEEHRQQIRRFEENVPLREVSVIYSRYYIKHKLIDLLSEEICSVIPPQMLNKERGRIVEWKNH
- a CDS encoding inorganic pyrophosphatase; the encoded protein is MGNKINDPIARLMGLRYKSHPWHGLEVGEDAPEVLTAFIEMVPTDTVKYELDKVSGYIKIDRPQKYSNVVPALYGFIPQSYCGDLVAEYCMQQTNRTEIIGDSDPLDICVLTERTIAHGDIIARVRPIGGFRMLDGNEADDKIIAVLRHDATYHGYNDISELPHVVVDRLKHYFLTYKDMPGEDGQKKVEIVGVYGKEEAHEVIRRSLEDYKNHFEGLEDILSRV